From Thiomicrospira sp. XS5, one genomic window encodes:
- the lon gene encoding endopeptidase La, which produces MDIDQIEFKTNVFVLALRDVVVFPGMVVPLFVGRPKSMNALNAAMKEDKQIFLITQQNATEETPTIDNLYRIGVMANILQLLKLPDGTLKVLVEGVKRFELLELNNEESFLTGDIQQVPSDETLDNDGVVLVRTIQERFQDYADLKKKIPSEVQKSIQKTTEPNRLVDTISANLKLGIEEKQQLLEILSINDRLEHILSTIETEIDLLESEQRINSRVKKKMDQTQRNFYLNTKLQAIHEELGEASEDGVSEMTKLKEQIDAAGMTPDALKVAEEELKKLKMMSPQSPEANVVRTYIEWLVAIPWKKRTRVSKDLNKAQTILDKQHYGLEKVKERIIEYLAVQKRVKKIKGPILCLVGPPGVGKTSLARSIAEATNRHYVRMSLGGVRDEAEIRGHRKTYLGAMPGRVIQKMKTAGTRNPLFLLDEIDKMARDQRGDPASALLEVLDPEQNKAFNDHYLEVDYDLSDVMFVATSNSMDIPEPLLDRMEIIDLAGYTENEKLNIASQHLLPREMKDHGLKADEIKVPQESILKIIQTYTREAGVRLLDQKLAKICRKSVKEIVTGEAEAPIQVMPDDLEKYLGVAKYRFGLAEEKNQVGQVAGLAWTRVGGDLLRIEATAMPGKGKNTSTGQLGSVMQESTQTAMSVIRSRSKELGLEDDFYEKQDIHLHFPEGAIKKDGPSAGIAICTAIASVLTQIPVRSDVAMTGEITLRGEVLPIGGLKEKLLAAARGGIKTVLIPYENVRDLSEITDEVKAGLDIHPVQWIDEVFKIALESMPMESDEALAEISMKGAEMDKIIADKETSKQILKKDQKRH; this is translated from the coding sequence ATGGACATAGACCAAATAGAATTCAAAACCAACGTGTTTGTTTTAGCTTTACGGGATGTGGTGGTTTTTCCTGGCATGGTGGTGCCGTTGTTTGTCGGGCGCCCTAAGTCAATGAATGCCCTGAATGCGGCCATGAAGGAAGATAAGCAGATTTTCCTGATTACCCAGCAGAATGCCACTGAAGAAACGCCCACCATTGATAACCTTTACCGTATCGGGGTGATGGCCAATATTCTGCAGCTGTTGAAATTGCCGGACGGTACATTGAAAGTGTTGGTGGAAGGGGTCAAGCGCTTTGAGTTATTGGAGTTGAATAACGAAGAGTCGTTTTTGACCGGTGATATTCAGCAGGTTCCATCCGATGAAACGCTGGATAACGACGGTGTGGTGTTGGTGCGTACCATTCAAGAGCGCTTTCAGGATTACGCCGATCTGAAGAAAAAAATTCCATCCGAAGTTCAGAAAAGTATTCAAAAAACGACCGAGCCGAATCGCCTGGTGGATACCATTTCCGCGAATTTAAAACTCGGCATTGAAGAAAAACAGCAGCTATTGGAAATCCTGTCCATTAACGACCGTTTGGAGCACATCCTCAGCACCATCGAAACTGAAATCGATTTGTTGGAGTCGGAACAGCGCATTAATTCGCGCGTGAAGAAAAAGATGGACCAAACGCAGCGTAATTTCTATTTGAATACCAAGCTGCAAGCCATTCACGAAGAGCTAGGCGAAGCCTCGGAAGATGGCGTCAGCGAAATGACCAAGCTGAAAGAGCAGATTGATGCCGCTGGGATGACGCCGGACGCTTTGAAAGTGGCGGAAGAAGAGCTGAAAAAGTTGAAAATGATGTCCCCGCAATCACCGGAAGCGAATGTTGTGCGTACCTATATTGAATGGCTGGTGGCCATTCCATGGAAAAAACGTACACGAGTTTCCAAAGACTTGAATAAGGCGCAAACCATTCTAGACAAACAGCATTACGGTTTGGAAAAGGTTAAAGAACGCATCATTGAATATTTGGCGGTGCAAAAGCGCGTCAAGAAAATCAAAGGACCGATTTTGTGCCTAGTTGGGCCGCCAGGTGTGGGGAAAACCTCGCTGGCGCGTTCCATTGCCGAGGCCACCAACCGCCACTATGTGCGTATGTCGTTGGGTGGCGTGCGAGACGAGGCTGAAATTCGCGGCCACCGTAAAACCTATTTGGGTGCCATGCCGGGGCGTGTGATTCAGAAAATGAAAACCGCCGGGACGCGTAATCCGCTGTTTTTATTGGATGAGATTGACAAAATGGCGCGCGACCAGCGTGGCGACCCAGCCAGTGCGTTATTGGAGGTACTGGACCCCGAGCAGAACAAAGCGTTTAACGACCACTATTTGGAAGTTGATTACGACTTGTCTGACGTGATGTTCGTCGCCACCTCCAATTCCATGGATATTCCGGAACCCTTGTTGGATCGAATGGAAATCATTGATCTGGCCGGTTATACCGAAAACGAAAAGTTGAACATTGCGTCTCAGCATTTGCTGCCGCGAGAAATGAAAGACCACGGCCTGAAAGCAGACGAAATTAAAGTGCCGCAGGAATCGATACTGAAAATTATCCAAACGTATACGCGGGAAGCCGGTGTGCGTTTACTGGATCAGAAGCTGGCCAAAATTTGCCGTAAGTCCGTTAAGGAAATCGTGACTGGCGAAGCAGAAGCGCCAATTCAAGTTATGCCGGACGATTTGGAAAAATACTTGGGTGTGGCCAAATATCGATTTGGTCTGGCCGAGGAAAAAAACCAGGTGGGTCAAGTGGCCGGCTTGGCGTGGACGCGTGTTGGTGGCGACTTGTTGCGCATTGAAGCCACAGCCATGCCAGGTAAAGGTAAAAATACCTCGACCGGGCAGCTGGGGAGCGTGATGCAAGAGTCGACCCAGACCGCGATGAGCGTGATTCGGAGTCGCAGTAAAGAGCTGGGCCTGGAAGACGATTTCTATGAAAAACAGGACATTCACTTGCACTTTCCAGAAGGGGCGATCAAGAAAGATGGCCCGAGCGCCGGGATTGCGATTTGTACTGCCATTGCGTCCGTATTGACGCAAATTCCAGTGCGTTCCGATGTGGCCATGACCGGCGAGATTACCTTGCGTGGTGAAGTGCTGCCGATCGGTGGTTTGAAGGAAAAACTTCTGGCGGCGGCGAGAGGGGGCATTAAAACCGTTTTGATTCCTTATGAAAACGTTCGCGACCTGTCGGAAATTACGGATGAAGTGAAAGCCGGTTTGGATATTCATCCCGTGCAATGGATTGATGAAGTCTTTAAAATCGCTTTGGAATCGATGCCGATGGAGAGCGATGAAGCCTTGGCCGAGATTAGCATGAAAGGTGCCGAAATGGACAAAATCATCGCGGATAAGGAAACTTCTAAGCAAATTTTGAAAAAAGATCAAAAAAGGCATTAA
- a CDS encoding HU family DNA-binding protein — MNKTELVSAIAEEAGLTKADAAKALEATVSTVTKALSSGDSVAIIGFGTFKVGERSARTGRNPQTGAEMQIPAAKVPKFSAGKALKDAVN; from the coding sequence ATGAATAAGACCGAATTAGTTAGTGCGATCGCTGAAGAAGCAGGTTTAACCAAAGCAGATGCCGCTAAAGCGCTAGAAGCAACTGTCTCGACTGTCACAAAAGCTTTGAGCTCTGGTGATTCTGTTGCCATCATCGGATTTGGTACTTTTAAAGTTGGTGAGCGTTCAGCACGTACTGGTCGTAACCCTCAAACAGGTGCAGAAATGCAAATCCCTGCGGCAAAAGTTCCTAAGTTCTCAGCTGGTAAAGCACTTAAGGACGCTGTTAACTAA
- a CDS encoding enoyl-ACP reductase: MGFLAGKKALIVGVANNKSIAYGIAKQMHEQGAEIALTYQTEKLKGRVEKVAEELGSSIVLPLDVTSDEQIDNVFAELGKQWDGLDILVHSVAFAPREELEGRMIDASTRSGFSVAHDISAYSLTALTKAGYDMLNKNNGSVLTVSYLGAERAVPNYNVMGIAKASLEATVRYLAADLGQDGIRVNAVSAGPIRTLAASGIKDFRSMLDKAAAATPLRRNVSIEEVGNTAAFLCSDLASGITGEITYVDGGYNTTASN; this comes from the coding sequence ATGGGATTTCTTGCGGGAAAAAAAGCCCTGATCGTCGGGGTCGCGAATAACAAATCCATCGCATACGGTATCGCCAAACAAATGCACGAACAAGGTGCGGAAATCGCCCTGACCTATCAAACCGAAAAACTGAAAGGTCGCGTTGAAAAAGTCGCCGAAGAACTGGGCAGCAGCATCGTTCTCCCTTTGGACGTCACCTCCGACGAACAAATCGACAACGTCTTTGCCGAACTGGGCAAACAATGGGACGGTTTGGACATTCTGGTTCACTCGGTTGCTTTCGCACCGCGTGAGGAATTGGAAGGCCGCATGATTGACGCCTCAACCCGCTCCGGTTTTTCCGTGGCGCACGACATCTCTGCTTACAGCCTGACAGCTTTGACCAAAGCCGGCTATGACATGCTGAATAAAAACAACGGTTCAGTCCTCACCGTCTCCTACCTGGGGGCGGAAAGAGCCGTTCCAAACTATAACGTCATGGGCATCGCCAAAGCCTCTTTGGAAGCAACGGTACGTTACCTGGCCGCCGATTTGGGACAAGACGGTATCCGCGTCAATGCGGTATCGGCCGGCCCGATTCGCACCCTAGCCGCTTCCGGTATCAAAGACTTCCGCAGCATGCTGGATAAAGCCGCGGCCGCCACGCCACTGCGTCGTAACGTCAGCATCGAAGAAGTCGGTAACACCGCCGCCTTCCTATGCTCAGACCTGGCATCGGGCATCACTGGTGAAATCACTTACGTGGATGGCGGTTACAACACCACAGCCAGCAACTGA